In Passer domesticus isolate bPasDom1 chromosome 7, bPasDom1.hap1, whole genome shotgun sequence, one genomic interval encodes:
- the PRKAB2 gene encoding 5'-AMP-activated protein kinase subunit beta-2 isoform X1, producing the protein MGNTTSDRVSGERHGSKAQRSDGSGASHPAKEHPHKIMVGSTDDPSVFSSHDSKISGDKEFVSWQPDLEESVKPSQQARPTVIRWADGGKEVFISGSFNNWSTKIPLIKSHNDFVAILDLPEGEHQYKFFVDGQWVHDPSEPVVTSQMGTINNLIHVKKSDFEVFDALKVDSLESSETSGRDLSSSPPGPYGQEMYVYRPEERFKSPPILPPHLLQVILNKDTNISCDPALLPEPNHVMLNHLYALSIKDGVMVLSATHRYKKKYVTTLLYKPI; encoded by the exons ATGGGGAACACCACCAGCGATCGGGTGTCTGGGGAGCGCCATGGCTCCAAGGCCCAGCGCTCCGACGGCTCCGGGGCCTCCCACCCCGCCAAGGAGCACCCGCACAAGATCATGGTGGGCAGCACCGACGACCCCAGCGTTTTCAGCTCCCATGACTCCAAG ATTTCTGGGGACAAGGAGTTTGTGTCATGGCAGCCAGATCTGGAGGAGTCAGTGAAACCATCCCAACAGGCTCGTCCAACTGTCATACGCTGGGCTGATGGAGGCAAGGAGGTCTTCATCTCCGGATCCTTCAACAACTGGAGCACCAAGATCCCACTCATCAAGAG CCACAATGATTTCGTTGCTATCCTGGACCTTCCAGAAGGAGAGCACCAGTACAAATTTTTTGTGGATGGCCAGTGGGTCCACGATCCTTCTGAG CCTGTGGTTACCAGCCAGATGGGGACAATAAACAACCTCATCCATGTCAAGAAGTCTGACTTCGAGGTGTTTGACGCGTTGAAGGTGGATTCCCTGGAAAGCTCAGAAACCTCAGGTCGGG ATTTGTCCAGCTCCCCACCGGGACCTTATGGCCAGGAGATGTACGTGTACCGGCCCGAGGAGCGCTTCAAATCCCCACCCATCCTCCCGCCTCACCTCCTGCAGGTCATCCTCAACAAGGACACCAACATCTCG TGTGACCCAGCGCTGCTGCCCGAGCCCAACCACGTCATGCTCAACCACCTCTATGCGCTCTCCATCAAG GATGGCGTGATGGTGCTCAGTGCCACACACCGCTACAAGAAGAAGTACGTCACCACGCTGCTGTACAAGCCCATCTGA
- the PRKAB2 gene encoding 5'-AMP-activated protein kinase subunit beta-2 isoform X2, with the protein MGNTTSDRVSGERHGSKAQRSDGSGASHPAKEHPHKIMVGSTDDPSVFSSHDSKISGDKEFVSWQPDLEESVKPSQQARPTVIRWADGGKEVFISGSFNNWSTKIPLIKSHNDFVAILDLPEGEHQYKFFVDGQWVHDPSEPVVTSQMGTINNLIHVKKSDFEVFDALKVDSLESSETSDLSSSPPGPYGQEMYVYRPEERFKSPPILPPHLLQVILNKDTNISCDPALLPEPNHVMLNHLYALSIKDGVMVLSATHRYKKKYVTTLLYKPI; encoded by the exons ATGGGGAACACCACCAGCGATCGGGTGTCTGGGGAGCGCCATGGCTCCAAGGCCCAGCGCTCCGACGGCTCCGGGGCCTCCCACCCCGCCAAGGAGCACCCGCACAAGATCATGGTGGGCAGCACCGACGACCCCAGCGTTTTCAGCTCCCATGACTCCAAG ATTTCTGGGGACAAGGAGTTTGTGTCATGGCAGCCAGATCTGGAGGAGTCAGTGAAACCATCCCAACAGGCTCGTCCAACTGTCATACGCTGGGCTGATGGAGGCAAGGAGGTCTTCATCTCCGGATCCTTCAACAACTGGAGCACCAAGATCCCACTCATCAAGAG CCACAATGATTTCGTTGCTATCCTGGACCTTCCAGAAGGAGAGCACCAGTACAAATTTTTTGTGGATGGCCAGTGGGTCCACGATCCTTCTGAG CCTGTGGTTACCAGCCAGATGGGGACAATAAACAACCTCATCCATGTCAAGAAGTCTGACTTCGAGGTGTTTGACGCGTTGAAGGTGGATTCCCTGGAAAGCTCAGAAACCTCAG ATTTGTCCAGCTCCCCACCGGGACCTTATGGCCAGGAGATGTACGTGTACCGGCCCGAGGAGCGCTTCAAATCCCCACCCATCCTCCCGCCTCACCTCCTGCAGGTCATCCTCAACAAGGACACCAACATCTCG TGTGACCCAGCGCTGCTGCCCGAGCCCAACCACGTCATGCTCAACCACCTCTATGCGCTCTCCATCAAG GATGGCGTGATGGTGCTCAGTGCCACACACCGCTACAAGAAGAAGTACGTCACCACGCTGCTGTACAAGCCCATCTGA
- the LOC135304747 gene encoding flavin-containing monooxygenase 5-like isoform X2: protein MPGDTAARKVAIIGAGASGLCALKCCLDEGLEPTCFERSKDIGGLWRFEEHPEDGRASIYRSVIINTSKEMMCYSDFPIPEDFPNYMHNSKIMEYFHMYAQHFDLLRHIRFRTSVCRVSKRPDFASSGQWEVVTESEGKQEAAVFDAVLVCSGHHTNAHLPLSSFPGLEKFEGSYLHSRDYKIPQPFWGKRVVVVGIGNSGIDIAVELSHTAKQVFLSTRRGSWVLHRVADNGYPFDISYLSRFMQLLQDLVPQSIRNFFMEWKLNARFDHTLYGLKPKHGILDQHPTVNDDLPNRIISGRVRVKPNVREFTETSAIFEDGTREDVDAVVFATGYSFSFPFLESCVKVVENQIPLYKFMFPPELEKPTLAFIGLIQPWGAIMPISELQSRWAAYVFKGLQGLPPPADMLAEITETKQRMAQRYVKSQRHTIQVDYIPYMDDLARQLGVKPNLLTLFLTDPRLAMEVAFGPCTPYQYRLRGPGAWAGARAAILSQRQRVVSALQPRAARRAARPRALPRALTLLLSIGVILATLLYVSLSP, encoded by the exons ATGCCGGGGGACACGGCTGCTCGGAAAGTAGCCATCATCGGTGCCGGTGCCTCCGGCCTGTGCGCCCTGAAATGCTGCCTGgatgaggggctggagcccacCTGCTTTGAGAGGAGCAAGGACATCGGGGGGCTCTGGCGCTTCGAG GAGCACCCCGAGGACGGCCGTGCCAGCATCTACCGCTCCGTCATCATCAACACCTCCAAGGAGATGATGTGCTACAGCGACTTCCCCATCCCTGAGGACTTCCCCAACTACATGCACAACTCCAAGATCATGGAGTACTTCCACATGTATGCCCAGCACTTCGACCTGCTGCGCCACATCCGCTTCAGG ACCAGCGTGTGCCGCGTGTCCAAGCGCCCCGACTTCGCCAGCAGCGGGCAGTGGGAGGTGGTGACGGAGAGCGAGGGGAAGCAGGAGGCGGCCGTCTTCGATGCCGTGCTGGTGTGCAGTGGGCACCACACCAACGCTCATCTCCCGCTCAGTTCCTTCCCAG GGCTGGAGAAGTTTGAGGGCTCCTACCTGCACAGCCGGGACTACAAGATCCCTCAGCCCTTTTGGGGAAAACGGGTGGTCGTGGTTGGCATTGGGAATTCAGGCATCGATATCGCAGTGGAGCTGAGCCACACAGCCAAGCAG GTTTTCCTCAGCACCAGGCGTGGGTCCTGGGTGCTGCACCGGGTGGCAGACAATGGGTACCCCTTTGACATCAGCTACCTCAGTCGCTTcatgcagctcctccaggaccTGGTGCCTCAGAGTAtcaggaatttcttcatggagtGGAAGCTGAATGCCCGCTTTGACCACACCCTCTATGGCCTAAAGCCCAAGCACGG GATCCTTGACCAGCACCCCACTGTCAACGATGACCTGCCCAACCGCATCATTTCGGGCAGGGTGCGGGTGAAGCCAAACGTCCGGGAGTTCACAGAGACATCGGCCATCTTTGAGGATGGCACCAGGGAAGATGTCGATGCTGTAGTTTTTGCCACAGGTTACAGCTTCTCCTTCCCGTTCCTCGAGAGCTGCGTGAAGGTGGTGGAGAACCAGATTCCCCTCTACAAATTCATGTTCCCCCCTGAGCTGGAGAAGCCGACGCTGGCTTTCATCGGCCtcatccagccctggggagccaTCATGCCCATCTCAGAGCTCCAGAGTCGCTGGGCCGCCTACGTCTTCAAAG ggctgcagggcctgCCACCGCCTGCCGACATGCTGGCCGAAATCACAGAGACCAAGCAGAGAATGGCTCAGCG GTACGTGAAGAGCCAGCGGCACACCATCCAGGTGGATTACATCCCTTACATGGACGACCTCGCCCGCCAGCTGGGGGTCAAGCCCAACCTGCTCACGCTGTTCCTCACGGACCCCAGGCTGGCCATGGAGGTGGCCTTCGGTCCGTGCACGCCGTACCAGTACCGGCTGCGGGGCCCGGGCGCCTGGGCGGGAGCCAGGGCCGCCATCCTCAGCCAGCGGCAGCGCGTGGTCAGCGCCCTGCAGCCGCGggccgcccgccgcgccgcgcgGCCCCGCGCCCTGCCCCGCGCCCTCACCCTGCTCCTCAGCATCGGCGTGATTCTGGCCACCCTGCTCTACGTCTCGCTCTCTCCTTAG
- the LOC135304747 gene encoding flavin-containing monooxygenase 5-like isoform X1: protein MHYLIGSRSGSGETEAQDHHDSLSPLPSVQRYIPVFWGGWGLNHRRVAGRRDGCYNNLLLNPAPTGEVPGGAGRWPIVPWPGLSCALLPQEHPEDGRASIYRSVIINTSKEMMCYSDFPIPEDFPNYMHNSKIMEYFHMYAQHFDLLRHIRFRTSVCRVSKRPDFASSGQWEVVTESEGKQEAAVFDAVLVCSGHHTNAHLPLSSFPGLEKFEGSYLHSRDYKIPQPFWGKRVVVVGIGNSGIDIAVELSHTAKQVFLSTRRGSWVLHRVADNGYPFDISYLSRFMQLLQDLVPQSIRNFFMEWKLNARFDHTLYGLKPKHGILDQHPTVNDDLPNRIISGRVRVKPNVREFTETSAIFEDGTREDVDAVVFATGYSFSFPFLESCVKVVENQIPLYKFMFPPELEKPTLAFIGLIQPWGAIMPISELQSRWAAYVFKGLQGLPPPADMLAEITETKQRMAQRYVKSQRHTIQVDYIPYMDDLARQLGVKPNLLTLFLTDPRLAMEVAFGPCTPYQYRLRGPGAWAGARAAILSQRQRVVSALQPRAARRAARPRALPRALTLLLSIGVILATLLYVSLSP from the exons atgCACTACCTCATAGGGTCAAGGAGTGGaagtggggaaactgaggcacaagaCCACCATGACTCACTGTCACCACTGCCGTCAGTCCAGAGATACATCcctgttttttggggtgggtggGGTCTCAACCACAGGAGAGTTGCTGGGCGCAGGGATGGGTGCTACAACAACCTGTTGCTTAACCCTGCACCCACGGGGGAGGTGCCAGGTGGGGCAGGCAGGTGGCCCATCgttccctggccagggctgagctgtgccctgctcccacAGGAGCACCCCGAGGACGGCCGTGCCAGCATCTACCGCTCCGTCATCATCAACACCTCCAAGGAGATGATGTGCTACAGCGACTTCCCCATCCCTGAGGACTTCCCCAACTACATGCACAACTCCAAGATCATGGAGTACTTCCACATGTATGCCCAGCACTTCGACCTGCTGCGCCACATCCGCTTCAGG ACCAGCGTGTGCCGCGTGTCCAAGCGCCCCGACTTCGCCAGCAGCGGGCAGTGGGAGGTGGTGACGGAGAGCGAGGGGAAGCAGGAGGCGGCCGTCTTCGATGCCGTGCTGGTGTGCAGTGGGCACCACACCAACGCTCATCTCCCGCTCAGTTCCTTCCCAG GGCTGGAGAAGTTTGAGGGCTCCTACCTGCACAGCCGGGACTACAAGATCCCTCAGCCCTTTTGGGGAAAACGGGTGGTCGTGGTTGGCATTGGGAATTCAGGCATCGATATCGCAGTGGAGCTGAGCCACACAGCCAAGCAG GTTTTCCTCAGCACCAGGCGTGGGTCCTGGGTGCTGCACCGGGTGGCAGACAATGGGTACCCCTTTGACATCAGCTACCTCAGTCGCTTcatgcagctcctccaggaccTGGTGCCTCAGAGTAtcaggaatttcttcatggagtGGAAGCTGAATGCCCGCTTTGACCACACCCTCTATGGCCTAAAGCCCAAGCACGG GATCCTTGACCAGCACCCCACTGTCAACGATGACCTGCCCAACCGCATCATTTCGGGCAGGGTGCGGGTGAAGCCAAACGTCCGGGAGTTCACAGAGACATCGGCCATCTTTGAGGATGGCACCAGGGAAGATGTCGATGCTGTAGTTTTTGCCACAGGTTACAGCTTCTCCTTCCCGTTCCTCGAGAGCTGCGTGAAGGTGGTGGAGAACCAGATTCCCCTCTACAAATTCATGTTCCCCCCTGAGCTGGAGAAGCCGACGCTGGCTTTCATCGGCCtcatccagccctggggagccaTCATGCCCATCTCAGAGCTCCAGAGTCGCTGGGCCGCCTACGTCTTCAAAG ggctgcagggcctgCCACCGCCTGCCGACATGCTGGCCGAAATCACAGAGACCAAGCAGAGAATGGCTCAGCG GTACGTGAAGAGCCAGCGGCACACCATCCAGGTGGATTACATCCCTTACATGGACGACCTCGCCCGCCAGCTGGGGGTCAAGCCCAACCTGCTCACGCTGTTCCTCACGGACCCCAGGCTGGCCATGGAGGTGGCCTTCGGTCCGTGCACGCCGTACCAGTACCGGCTGCGGGGCCCGGGCGCCTGGGCGGGAGCCAGGGCCGCCATCCTCAGCCAGCGGCAGCGCGTGGTCAGCGCCCTGCAGCCGCGggccgcccgccgcgccgcgcgGCCCCGCGCCCTGCCCCGCGCCCTCACCCTGCTCCTCAGCATCGGCGTGATTCTGGCCACCCTGCTCTACGTCTCGCTCTCTCCTTAG
- the LOC135304748 gene encoding flavin-containing monooxygenase 5-like isoform X1 has protein sequence MAKKVAIIGGGSSGLCAIKACLQEGLEPFCFERTGDIGGLWRFEEHPEDGRASIYRSVIINTSKEMMCYSDFPIPEDFPNYMHNSKIMEYFRMYAQHFDLLRHIRFRTSVCRVSKRPDFASSGQWEVVTESEGKQEAAVFDAVLVCSGHHTDAHLPLSSFPGIEKFKGCYLHSRDYKDAQAFTDKRVVVIGIGNSGSDLAVEISQTAQQVFLSTRRGAWIFNRVGDQGYPMDTVLTTRLNTFLQGLLSSSMACDYMEKKLNARFDHSHYGLKPKHRVFHQHPTVNDDLPNRIISGRVRVKPNVREFTETSAIFEDGTREDVDAVVFATGYSFSFPFLEGCVKVVENQIPLYKFMFPPELEKPTLAFIGLIQPLGAIMPISELQCRWATRVFKGLNELPLQHDMEADIEQKKEAMAKRYVKSQRHTIQVDYIPYMDELACQLGVKPNLLSLFLTDPRLAMEVAFGPCTPYQYRLRGPGAWAGAREAILSQQQRILKPLQTRHVEESTSAPAIPLIFKLIGAVAILAAVFAYLGQGRPEGVAGR, from the exons ATGGCAAAGAAGGTGGCCATCATCGGCGGGGGCAGCAGCGGGCTGTGCGCCATCAAAGCCTGcctccaggaggggctggagcccttctgcttcgAGAGGACCGGCGACATCGGGGGCCTCTGGAGGTTTGAG GAGCACCCCGAGGACGGCCGTGCCAGCATCTACCGCTCCGTCATCATCAACACCTCCAAGGAGATGATGTGCTACAGCGACTTCCCCATCCCTGAGGACTTCCCCAACTACATGCACAACTCCAAGATCATGGAGTACTTCCGCATGTACGCCCAGCACTTCGACCTGCTGCGCCACATCCGCTTCAGG ACCAGCGTGTGCCGCGTGTCCAAGCGCCCCGACTTCGCCAGCAGCGGGCAGTGGGAGGTGGTGACGGAGAGCGAGGGGAAGCAGGAGGCGGCCGTCTTCGATGCCGTACTGGTGTGCAGTGGGCACCACACCGATGCACATCTCCCGCTCAGTTCCTTCCCAG GAATTGAGAAGTTCAAGGGCTGCTACCTCCATAGCCGAGACTACAAGGATGCTCAAGCTTTCACAGACAAAAGGGTTGTTGTCATCGGGATCGGGAATTCAGGGTCAGACCTGGCTGTGGAGATCAGCCAAACAGCCCAGCAG GTGTTCCTCAGCACCCGCCGGGGTGCGTGGATCTTCAACCGTGTCGGAGATCAGGGCTACCCCATGGACACCGTCTTAACCACCCGCCTGAACAcattcctgcaggggctgctcagctcATCCATGGCATGTGACTACATGGAGAAGAAGCTGAATGCCAGGTTTGATCACTCACATTACGGCCTGAAGCCAAAGCACAG GGTCTTTCACCAGCACCCCACTGTCAACGATGACCTGCCCAACCGCATCATTTCGGGCAGGGTGCGGGTGAAGCCGAACGTCCGGGAGTTCACAGAGACATCGGCCATCTTTGAGGATGGCACCAGGGAAGATGTCGATGCCGTAGTTTTTGCCACAGGTTACAGCTTCTCCTTCCCGTTCCTCGAGGGCTGTGTGAAGGTGGTGGAGAACCAGATTCCCCTCTACAAATTCATGTTCCCCCCTGAGCTGGAGAAGCCGACGCTGGCTTTCATCGGCCTCATCCAGCCCCTAGGAGCCATCATGCCCATCTCAGAGCTCCAGTGTCGCTGGGCTACCCGTGTCTTCAAAG GGCTGAAcgagctgcccctgcagcacgACATGGAGGCTGACATTGAGCAGAAGAAAGAAGCGATGGCAAAGCG GTACGTGAAGAGCCAGCGGCACACCATCCAGGTGGATTACATCCCTTACATGGACGAGCTCGCCTGCCAGCTGGGGGTCAAGCCCAACctgctctccctgttcctcacGGACCCCAGGCTGGCCATGGAGGTGGCCTTCGGTCCGTGCACGCCGTACCAGTACCGGCTGCGGGGCCCGGGCGCCTGGGCAGGTGCCAGGGAGGCCatcctcagccagcagcagcgcATCCTCAAGCCCCTGCAGACACGACACGTGGAAGAGAgcacctcagcccctgccatACCCCTCATCTTCAAGCTGATCGGGGCTGTGGCCATCCTGGCAGCTGTATTTGCTTACTT agggcagggcaggccagAAGGCGTGGCAGGCAGGTGA
- the LOC135304748 gene encoding flavin-containing monooxygenase 5-like isoform X2, whose amino-acid sequence MAKKVAIIGGGSSGLCAIKACLQEGLEPFCFERTGDIGGLWRFEEHPEDGRASIYRSVIINTSKEMMCYSDFPIPEDFPNYMHNSKIMEYFRMYAQHFDLLRHIRFRTSVCRVSKRPDFASSGQWEVVTESEGKQEAAVFDAVLVCSGHHTDAHLPLSSFPGIEKFKGCYLHSRDYKDAQAFTDKRVVVIGIGNSGSDLAVEISQTAQQVFLSTRRGAWIFNRVGDQGYPMDTVLTTRLNTFLQGLLSSSMACDYMEKKLNARFDHSHYGLKPKHRVFHQHPTVNDDLPNRIISGRVRVKPNVREFTETSAIFEDGTREDVDAVVFATGYSFSFPFLEGCVKVVENQIPLYKFMFPPELEKPTLAFIGLIQPLGAIMPISELQCRWATRVFKGLNELPLQHDMEADIEQKKEAMAKRYVKSQRHTIQVDYIPYMDELACQLGVKPNLLSLFLTDPRLAMEVAFGPCTPYQYRLRGPGAWAGAREAILSQQQRILKPLQTRHVEESTSAPAIPLIFKLIGAVAILAAVFAYL is encoded by the exons ATGGCAAAGAAGGTGGCCATCATCGGCGGGGGCAGCAGCGGGCTGTGCGCCATCAAAGCCTGcctccaggaggggctggagcccttctgcttcgAGAGGACCGGCGACATCGGGGGCCTCTGGAGGTTTGAG GAGCACCCCGAGGACGGCCGTGCCAGCATCTACCGCTCCGTCATCATCAACACCTCCAAGGAGATGATGTGCTACAGCGACTTCCCCATCCCTGAGGACTTCCCCAACTACATGCACAACTCCAAGATCATGGAGTACTTCCGCATGTACGCCCAGCACTTCGACCTGCTGCGCCACATCCGCTTCAGG ACCAGCGTGTGCCGCGTGTCCAAGCGCCCCGACTTCGCCAGCAGCGGGCAGTGGGAGGTGGTGACGGAGAGCGAGGGGAAGCAGGAGGCGGCCGTCTTCGATGCCGTACTGGTGTGCAGTGGGCACCACACCGATGCACATCTCCCGCTCAGTTCCTTCCCAG GAATTGAGAAGTTCAAGGGCTGCTACCTCCATAGCCGAGACTACAAGGATGCTCAAGCTTTCACAGACAAAAGGGTTGTTGTCATCGGGATCGGGAATTCAGGGTCAGACCTGGCTGTGGAGATCAGCCAAACAGCCCAGCAG GTGTTCCTCAGCACCCGCCGGGGTGCGTGGATCTTCAACCGTGTCGGAGATCAGGGCTACCCCATGGACACCGTCTTAACCACCCGCCTGAACAcattcctgcaggggctgctcagctcATCCATGGCATGTGACTACATGGAGAAGAAGCTGAATGCCAGGTTTGATCACTCACATTACGGCCTGAAGCCAAAGCACAG GGTCTTTCACCAGCACCCCACTGTCAACGATGACCTGCCCAACCGCATCATTTCGGGCAGGGTGCGGGTGAAGCCGAACGTCCGGGAGTTCACAGAGACATCGGCCATCTTTGAGGATGGCACCAGGGAAGATGTCGATGCCGTAGTTTTTGCCACAGGTTACAGCTTCTCCTTCCCGTTCCTCGAGGGCTGTGTGAAGGTGGTGGAGAACCAGATTCCCCTCTACAAATTCATGTTCCCCCCTGAGCTGGAGAAGCCGACGCTGGCTTTCATCGGCCTCATCCAGCCCCTAGGAGCCATCATGCCCATCTCAGAGCTCCAGTGTCGCTGGGCTACCCGTGTCTTCAAAG GGCTGAAcgagctgcccctgcagcacgACATGGAGGCTGACATTGAGCAGAAGAAAGAAGCGATGGCAAAGCG GTACGTGAAGAGCCAGCGGCACACCATCCAGGTGGATTACATCCCTTACATGGACGAGCTCGCCTGCCAGCTGGGGGTCAAGCCCAACctgctctccctgttcctcacGGACCCCAGGCTGGCCATGGAGGTGGCCTTCGGTCCGTGCACGCCGTACCAGTACCGGCTGCGGGGCCCGGGCGCCTGGGCAGGTGCCAGGGAGGCCatcctcagccagcagcagcgcATCCTCAAGCCCCTGCAGACACGACACGTGGAAGAGAgcacctcagcccctgccatACCCCTCATCTTCAAGCTGATCGGGGCTGTGGCCATCCTGGCAGCTGTATTTGCTTACTTGTAG